Below is a genomic region from Tripterygium wilfordii isolate XIE 37 chromosome 12, ASM1340144v1, whole genome shotgun sequence.
TGATTTGTTGGATAAATTTTAAGCTGAAAGCTGGCTAACAAGACACATCTCATTAACAGCAACATAAATGACACCTCATTTTGAACATTTTAACAACTACACGTTTTAAATATCTTTCTGGAAGAGTTAATTGAATTTTTAGCCACTGAAAGATGATGGTTTTTCCAACTCAATCCCCCAATGTTAGATTGTTTCAACTCATTCACTTGAAATAATTCAGAGTTGTTTCAACTTCATCACTCAGAGCAAATTTTAATAAATCTAATCAACGCCGTTAGCCATGTCAGCATGTCCTGTTATGCCACGTCGTCACACTTGATGGATTTGTAGCAGTCAACTCGCCACGTAAGATGTTTGATTGACCAAAATTGATGAAATCTGTCTAAGTGATGGAGTTGAAACAAATATGAACTTTAGGTAACTAAATTGGAGCAATATGAAACTGAGAGACTAAATCGAAACAATGATCATCTTTCAAAGACCAAAAGTTCAATTAACTCTTTTTCTCGAATGTCGCCACCAACCCATTTGAGGTATAGCGAATCCATTGTTAAAAAATGGGATATTCTttccttttgaaaattttaaacaacTACAtcttaaattatattattattaacaaTAAGACGGGTCCTGGTCATGGAACAAGAAAACCCCATCTTACAAGAAGGCACCCAAACCTGTGCGTCGGAAGGCTACTTCCGTTGGTTGCGAGGGTGATGAAATGGATTTTTGATTCAGATGAAGAGCTTTCAGTGCACACCAACGGGAAATCTAGTCTTGTAGCTGatagaagtagaagaagaggCTCAATGGATCCCCCAAGGGGATTAAGCTTTGGAGCAGATGAAGAATTGGGCTCGAAATCTGATGCGGAGAATGATCTTAGGTTCCACGGGAGCGCAAAGGACGGGTTCTGGTAGTTCCTTTTATGGCTCGGAATGTAAAGGTAAGCATAATTCAATTAATGTAGAAAGACCAAGTAAAAAGGTCTATGCAAATTCTGTTATGATAcaagttttcatattttgttatatgtataaaaaaaaatcttaaaattttcgaaaaagagagagaaaaatcaaagtcctcgtCGTGAGCCTTTGATCCTTATCTTTTAATTAGATAGGATAATATATCTTATCCCTTTGATATGTATTTGGCCTATGTTAATTGTATAGGTTAAGCCCATGTTGGGTGAATAAGTCAAATATCTTGGGAAAGAGAATATTCCCATCTTAATAGAGTTGGTATGGGGTTTGGAGATTGTAGTGTATAAACTATATATTTATAGGTAATTCTGCTGGAATAAAATGCAAATCTTGTTGATGCGGCTAAACCTTAAATTACAAAGTGCACAATCAGATACTTGAAGCCATTAATCATCATATATCATGTCATGACTAGTTTCAATTAACTAGGtgattgtttgtttttcttattaatCAAAACACTCCATAGAAAGCGTTATTGCATTAATATATAGAAGCATGCATTTTCAAGTCGTAGGGCATGATGGACCCACGCCCGGCCCTCCATAAAAGAAGCctctatcatcatcattatcagctTCTCCGCCGGAGTTATATTTAGCACGGATGGTATAGCATGGGCTAGTGCTCTTCAATTCCCAGCTATTCGGCCTAACTGGAATAAAGCTCAATCCCTCGAATGCGACTTCTAGTTTGTCGAAATAACTTGCTCTTTTGTATCCCTCTTCCGCAAATCTACCAGATCCCATTTCTACTACTGATGTATCTTCGCCGTCATcgccaccatcaccatcactcATGATCCAGGTCTCGCCACCCCAATACACACCTGCGGCTCCGTTTCTCAGGTCACTAAACATGTGGTTTGGCCAAACACCCACCTCGCTCTCATCAACTACCAACAACCAATCTCCGCTACTTGCATGCTGCAGAGATTTAAAAAacgaaattaattaaaattattcgATCAGTTAAAAAgaattcaataattttttttttttcctaaaattttGTTTACCTTGACAACTTTAATAGTAGTAGTATGTTGTATATCGTCGTAGGATGATACCACATCATATGATTTTCCTATCCTATCTACATCCTCATTCTTTTTAAATCCTTGACAATCCAAATTGTAACATCCTGACTGGCCTTCCCCATCCCTCTATAATATTTTGAACAAGTTAATCTCATGTGTAATTTTTAAAATGGTTATATATATACTGCAATATATGGTATCTAATGGAATACTTATAAAGAAAGACAAATTTGATTATAAGTTCAAGTATGAGCTAGCTTACCACGGTCCAGCGAATGAAAAATCTTGTTTTGTTATCATGATAATACGAAGGAAAGACCTAAGTTGAAAACAAATTGtcagtttgattttcaaataattctaccgatataaagaaaataaattgaaatttgtGATCGATAGATAGATTGAGAGAAATACTAACATGCCATCCAGCTTCAATCACATTACGATTGTCATTTGATACAATCCAAATATGAGAGCTGCTATACGCTTTCTTTCTATTGATCACTAACGGTTGCCATAGGTTTATACGTGCATGTACCCCAACTATCTTTTTCTCTGCTCGATAATGCGTTATTGCATGCTAGAAGTGTCGAGTCAAAAATAGGAATAAGAATATTATCTAAATTATAAATCTTGATTTTAGTTAGGTgtgaattaagaaaataaaagtaCTCGATAACTACAGCTTGTACAAAGTTGATgataaacaaacacaaaaatgaaattgcataaagagtGTAAAACTATCATTTAATCAGTAGATCTTAATTTATTCgagctctaaattaaaatataatttggaGTACCTCAAATTTTCCATCTGAATGTGTCCTACGATATAAAGAGTAGTCTTGTTCGCTTTTGAATGTAGACCTTGAATTTTCTCCCCTAATATCATCATCAATTGTGCTTGGTCGTATGGGCACTCTCTGTTAATCATACaaacaaataattattaattactccatattattataattaattaccaTAAATATGCTATATCTTCTCTCTTATCTTTCATTTTCAATATCTTACTTTCTCTTAACTATCAGGATGGATCGAGCTGGTTGAGAAtgaatttttatatttgaaaaattcaaGTTTAGCATTTTGCGATTTGTTCAATTGTTTTAAAAAGGGGCTTGATTAAATGTTTGGAATTTATATATGCCAAAAGCCCATGATTCCgaatcataaatttttttttgctttctcttATTACATCTCTTGTAGCACCCAACTCGAGTGAATGGAGCCACAAGCCTCTACAGTGTCAAACTTAGTAGTGTTGGGAGAGCTATTTAGTGGCGATGGGGCTAAGTATCCTTTCCCACATAGCCCAAGATaagatttaaaataaataatataatatgtcaaaATTCCAAACTAGTAACAAATGATTTTCCTAGGCTTAAACTAATATGGACTGGTACTAGGCTTATAGAAAGACAAAGCCGTACGTGCAGGTCAGTGTGAGTTGGCGCAAAATGGATAGAGTTACTAGCTAGTCGAAGGGACGGACTCTTACATCTGTTAAATATAATATGTTATGTACTTATATAATTGTTAAAAAAGCATAGGAAGACACTcaaaaaatttaagaatttaTTTTCCTTGTTCCAGCGGTACCCACAGCTTTGATAAAATAACTGACacccataaattttaaaattacagACATCCGCATAAGAGCCTAGCTCTTCTTCTCTTAATACCTGAATTTTGTGAGCTTTCAAAAAAAGAGGATGATCAAGTTCCCCCCATCTAAGCTCAAGTTTTCAattcaaattatcaaaaataaaaatacaagattacataaaaataaacaataacCAGGACATATGTTGTCCTTAATTACCTCTTTGGTCAACAAAAATGCAGGCTTATtgatcttttcttcttcttccgtaACTACTTCTTGATCATTGTTCAGAGCTAAAACTTGAATATTAATGAAAACGAAGACTGCCATCAGAGAAAAAGCAAAGAGCCTCATAACCTTGTCTgtgtaattaattagttaagaGATTGTGGTGAAGATAACAAACATGTATGTATCATATTGTATATATAGTATTTCAACCCAGGaaaaatgatgatatatatgacgATCTATGAAACAAATGTGGCAgatgaaaccaagaaaaaagaagaagaagaatatattAGTTTGCAACACAATGTTTGCTTTCTTAATTCTTTATATGTAGTATAGACAAAAAATacatcaatgaaatagtttCATCGACAAAATACaagaccaaaaaaataaataaatatatcgaTGTTCACAATCTTTAAGCTGGCTATCAAGAAACACCTCATTCACAACTATATAGACGGCACCATCGACTCATTttgaacattttaaacaacCACATTTTAAAAATTCATTGATTTGAATCGAActttgggcacacatatgcctaactcaaCCGATTGCCAACTAAGCCAACTCTCGTTGGTGTCGCGGCAATGATTTCTAACTTTGGCTGGGATGTGCGATTGAAATTATGAAGTGCATAATCAGCTAAGTTTATATGGTACCAATTaactcattttaaataaaaaaaattttctggAATGTCGCCGCCCACATACCCATctagggctcggcatcgggccggCCTGGAAATATGAGGCCCGGCCCAGACCCTACTTTGAGGATCGGGCTTCGGGGTGGGCTtggctctcaaaatgaggcccaggCCCCTTAAGGCTAGGGCTTTTGGGCCGGGCCTCGGGTCGGACCCGAATTTTTGACTATatagtatttatatatatattatttgtggaaaatgtattatatatatgcatatgtgtaatatatatgtattatgtatatatatacacatacattgcaatagtgtgtatatatatatatatatatatatatatatattctctgtgtgtgtgtgggcTTCAGTCGGGCTCGGGCTCGAGCTGGGCCTGGCCCCAAAAAATGAGCTGAGCCCCTGTCTAGTTTCGGGCCGGGCCTAAGCCCGCGAACCAAATGCTGACCCCTATACCCATCCAAGATATAAGAATCGGCCATTATTAAAGATGCGatattctgtttttctttttggacaTTTGAAACGActacattttaaatttttttctcaaatgtCGCCACCTACACAATACtaagttttttattttgattttcaaattgtaAGGGTTTGTTAGAAAATCTCTCATTTGTCAGGTCACATATGAGTTGTCACTGAATGCTTATTTGTCATGATTTTATTAGCCAGGGCACACCACATCAGCATGTCACGTGGTGTGTCCGGTCCACACAATAATTTCTCCTAAACCGTGATGATGTCGTAACGCACGGACATTTCACTTCAGGGTTTCATTCTCTAAGGTGGAAGGGTTTTTGGACTTGAAGATATTGAACGTTCTGATGATAAGGTGTTTCCTGGTCATAGAACAAGAATCCCatcttacaataataacaaacctAAGCCGTGCGTCAAGAGGCTACTCCCTTGGTTGTGAGGGCGATGGAATGGATTTTTTATTCAAAGGGAATCACAAAAGCACAATCGATCGAGATTGTTCAATGGGAAGCAGTTGGGCCCAATAGTACAAAGCCAAGATATGGGCCTCAACTAGTTTTTGAATCACTAAAAGCCCAAGATAAAGCCTAGGCCCATTGGGGAATGGTAGCTATCCCATGCCAATCATTGGAACTCATTTTTTATATTGACCCATCAAAGGGGACATTAGATAGTACATCTGGGTCAAGAAAGAACACATGGGCTTATATGACTATCCACCACATCTTCATTTTAACGATATATGTGGGCTGTTCTCAACAGTAATCCCCAGGACTCGTCCATCAGGACTTCCTTCAATCACAGGACTTCAAGGTTGGGAACGGAAACATTGATTTTAAGCTTGGTTTAAAATCAGTTAGGTTTAAGCTTGATAAACTGCTATTTGAACACTGAagtctttatttgaattatcaACTCTCTCAGAGAGAAGAAGCTGCTGATGGAGGAAGGTAGATTGTGAGAAGATGTGGTTGCTTTTGAGTATGGAGATTCTTCTGTAACAAATGAAGATTATCCTTTAATCAGTAGGCCTTAGGAAGGAACTAAATTTCAGGGACCTGAAGACAACTCCAATATATCTCATCATAATAGACATGGGATATATGGGGTTTGGAGATTGTATTTTTGTgttgtaaaaaatatatatatataattataggtAATTCTGTTGAATAAAATGCAAATCTTGTTGATGTGGCTGCAGGGGTGGCTTCATAATATTAGTAAGGAGAGATCAAGTAGTAGTAGTGTAGTAGGGCATGCATGATAAAAAgctttatttatttcaaaactCTATAACTTCATTTCAAGACAAAGTTAATACCATATGTAAAAGCTAGCTTTGTGTTAATGATTACATTTATTAATTAACATTAGTGATGGGAGATCAAGTAGCAGTGCACAATGGACCCACGCCTGGGCCTCCATAAAAGAAGCCATCATTATTAGCTTCTCCACCAATGTTGTGTTCAGCGGTGATGTTATAGCATGGGTTGGTGTAGGTCAAGTAGTCGGGCGTAACCGGAAAGAAGCTCGGAATCTGAAATGCGACTTTTAGATTGTAGAAATGACTTGCCCTTCTATATCCCGCTTGTGCGAATCTACCAGAACCCATCTCTGCTAATATGTGTTCGTCGTCGGCGTCGTTACTACCGCCGCTACCGGTATTCATGATCCACGTCTCGCCACCCCAATACACATTTGTGCCTACGTCTCCCAAGTGAGTAAAGATGTTGCTTGGCCAATTACCCACCGGACTGTCATCCACTATCAAATACCAAGCTCCTCTCCTGAAATGCTGATTTAAAAACCAAATTCCATTTGTTTTTcagttaaaaattaaataaaacaaaaaggtagaaaatttatgaatttttttaaaaaaatattttgattaccTGGACAACTTGAATTGTAATATAATGTTGTGGACCATCATAGGATGATACTGGATCCAATGCTTTGCCTATCATATCTACACCATGATCTTGTTGAAATCCTGGACAATCTAAATTGTAACATCCCCTTTGTTGACGCCCATTGTTCTATATAAATATGAACAAGTTAATATAATGtgtaatttttaaattaattatagaTAATATATAATGAAATATTTGTAGCAAAATACAAGAAATTGAATATAAATTAAGGATGAGCTTACAACGGTCCAATGAATGAAAAATCTGGTCTTGTTATCATGATAAAGCCGGGGAAAGACCTAAGTATAATTAAGACAACTTGTAACTTTGATTTTCAACTATatcaatagaaaaaaaaatatattgaaattcttgatgGAAAAGAGGAACACTCACGTGCCATCCGACTTCAATCACATTTCGATTTTCATTTCCATTTGCATTTACGTTTGATTCAATCCAAATTTGAGAGCTGCTATACGCCTTCTCTATATCGACTGACGGTTGCCATAGGTTTATTCGCACCTCTACCCCTTCTATCCTGCTTATTGTTGAATGATAACGCGCCACTGCACGCTAGAATGATCGATTCAAAAATAGGAGTAAAAACATTATTTTAACTTGTATTGCATGCTATAACCAGCATAAAAGTATTGTATTTAATTAATAGATCttaatttcatttgatgtaTAAATTACTATATGATTTGGAGTACCTCGGTCTGTCCATCTGAATGTGGTTTGCGATAGAAAGAGAAGTCTTGTTTGTTTCTGAAGGTAGACCTTGAATTTACTTTCATAACATCATCATCAATTGTGCTCCGTCGTATGGGCACTCTCTGTtaatcaaacaaagaaataatattaattataatacaAAAATCCTACCTTTTCTTAAAACATCTCCTATAATAAGTAGACAATCAATAACTAACAAATATTTTCAATATTTCTCGTAACAACTCATCCCTCCGCACTAGTAACACTTTTTCCGTTTTGGGTCAGCTCATGCTGACCGGCACGACTTTGCCTTTCTACGTCTAGCACCAGCCTATAATAGTTTGAGCCCAGAAAAAAGTTTATTACTAATTTGAAAGTTTGatctattatattttatacttcACATCCTTCTCTGGGTGATCTAGGACAAAAGACTTATTCTCATCGTCACTTGGTAGCTCACCCAGCATTACCAAGCTTGCACTGCAGAGGCTTGTGGCCCAACTCAGTCGAGCCGGGTGCTACATTTCTTCTCTTAATACCTGAAATTTGTGGCCTTTCAAAAGAGGGTGATCAAGAGcttcttgtttttttgtgtTAACGAAATCAACAAGTTCCCCATCTAAGCTCTgcatgagaaaaagaaaaatcaaattttcaatcaaCTAATACCcatcaaattatcaaaaacaaaatacaacattACTTCAAAATAATCAATAATCAAGGATTGAGTTGTTCTTAATTACCTCTTTAGTCGACAAAACTGCAGGCTTATtgatctttctttcttctgtgACTACATGTTGATCATAGTTCAGAGCTAGAACTTGAATACtagtgaaaacaaaaaatgccaACAAAGAAACAGCAAATAGCCTCATAACTTGTAGAACCAAGAAACTAAATTAGTCAAGAGATTGTGGTGAAGATAACTAATATATGTATCAtattgcatgtatatatatatatagtatttcaaatcaatgcCGAAGTTATATATGAAGATGTATAAAACAAATGTGGCCgatgaaacaaacaaaaaaaagaaacaaaaaaaaatttctatgcctataaactaaaaaaaaataataaaataaacgaAAAAATTGTATACATaatacaagaagaagaaacaagtaAAATATCTCGATCTTCACAATGACTTGTTGAATAAAGTGttaacatttttgtcttttttcccgtaaggaaaaataaaatgtgattatatatataattttcgaGCTGGCTAACAAGACACCTCATTTACAACTACATGTAACACCATTAACtcatttgaacattttaaatattatttctgTAATGTCGCCACCTATCCAGCACCCATCCGAGGTACAGCGCATccaataccaaaaaaaatgggattttttgtttgtattttgaaCATTGTAAACAACTCCATTGTCCAAAACCAGTTATTGGTCTAAATACATAAATTTTGTTCAGACCCTAACCCTGATTAAATTATTGTGTGAATTTAAATCAAGccaaatttgatcaattaagtatttTCGAATTTCAATCCGGGTTAAGGTGtggatatgtaaatatttcataaacacatgcTATTGTCCAACCCAAAATCAACTTggaaccaaattttttttgccaACCCTATCTCCTTATCATTCATGTGGTTGGAGTGTTGGACACCCAAAAATATCATCGATTTTTAATATGTCGTAGGCAATGACCTAGACATGTAAAAACCAATAGGTTCTAGTTTGCAAAAAAAACCCATATTCGAAGAATAAGTGAGCCTGCGGAGAAGGTGTTAACACCCTACAATTCGACCAACGGATATGATATGACTGGTTCTCTCAAACCCTTTTGCAAAACCCAGAAGTTGAATTTGGAGGTTCCCCCACGTAGAGCTGGTAAGTGTTGAAAatgtgttaaagggataaaaatcccacatcgattgttgaggggcttggtgtctagtttataagcttgcccaagtcttcaaccaattgtccagccttttccaggaaggtgggctgggaactgccacggcccaatgggctgagatggtggggaggctggctctgggttgtgccatcgtgggattttctacatggtatcggagcaggtgtgctcgtccccgatgaaaaagtccactcgttgggccttaggctttgatacccagtccacgagtgcgggggagtgttgaaaaggtgttaaagggataaaaatcccacatcgattgttgaggggcttggtgtctagtttataagcttgcccaagtcttcaaccaattgtccagccttttccaggaaggtgggctgggaactgccacggcccaatgggctgagatggtggggaggctggctctgggttgtgccatcgtgggatttggttgaagacttgggcaagcttataaactagacaccaagcccctcaacaatcgatgtgggatttttatccctttaacacctttttaacactcccccgcactcgtggactgggtatcaaagcccaaggcccaacgagtggattttttcatcggggacgagcacacctgctccgataccatgtagaaaatcccatgatggcacaacccagagccagcctccccaccatctcagcccattgggccgtggcagttcccagcccaccttcctggaaaaggctggacaattggttgaagacttgggcaagcttataaactagacaccaagcccctcaacaatcgatgtgggatttttatccctttaacacatTTTCAACAGTAAGTATTAGCTCCTTCTTCGCCTGTATTAGGTGTCATGAGGCTCATCTTACTTCATTTTGTTTGTACCGTGTTTGCGGTGAGATTGATGAGAATAGAGCTTGGTGATACTTTTGTTGATCTTTTGAATGAGAAAGGCAAAGGTTCTGGTGATAACGAGATAGGATACGTTGAAATAACTCTTGTGTTTCGCACCAGGAATTTGGAGGATAGAGATCTTAGATTGGCTTCTCTCTTGTGCTGCTGTTGTTGAAAATCTTAACTCTATTCCAGTTTTCATGGATATATCGGGTCCGCACGGTTTTGCTCTTTCTGGGTCATCACATTTTGGTACTTAGGCGCAAGGGAAATGCCTAGCTAAAGGATAATAAGTGAGTCTTTCCTTATGAATCACATTGCTTAGGGATTTTTACAAGTTATCTCCCAAACCCAAGTCTGTTACATACTCAAAAGTCCTAACCTAAAGAAACCTCTTTTGTAACCCAAAGACTAACTTAAGATATTGAGTCGGGTCTTTATTCCAGTGAGAACAAActgtttaaaatatattttttattgaccaTATTGTCCTCAACCCTTGTTTTAACAAGAGAAATCAATGTCGTCTTCACAGCCAGCCCAACATCTGTAGACTGTAGAGACAGAGCACCACCAGTCTGCAGACCCTGCAGACGCTGAAAGAGGAGAAAATTCAAGTCCAGCCCTAGTTGCTAGTTGAACAAAAAGCCATATCCAACAGGAATGCCCTCAATGGCTCAACCTCGTTATCTACGTA
It encodes:
- the LOC120010582 gene encoding uncharacterized protein LOC120010582, with product MVFVFINIQVLALNNDQEVVTEEEEKINKPAFLLTKERVPIRPSTIDDDIRGENSRSTFKSEQDYSLYRRTHSDGKFEHAITHYRAEKKIVGVHARINLWQPLVINRKKAYSSSHIWIVSNDNRNVIEAGWHRDGEGQSGCYNLDCQGFKKNEDVDRIGKSYDVVSSYDDIQHTTTIKVVKHASSGDWLLVVDESEVGVWPNHMFSDLRNGAAGVYWGGETWIMSDGDGGDDGEDTSVVEMGSGRFAEEGYKRASYFDKLEVAFEGLSFIPVRPNSWELKSTSPCYTIRAKYNSGGEADNDDDRGFFYGGPGVGPSCPTT
- the LOC120010584 gene encoding uncharacterized protein LOC120010584; translation: MLTLYSTSHCEDRDILLVSSSCIIIQVLALNYDQHVVTEERKINKPAVLSTKESLDGELVDFVNTKKQEALDHPLLKGHKFQRVPIRRSTIDDDVMKVNSRSTFRNKQDFSFYRKPHSDGQTERAVARYHSTISRIEGVEVRINLWQPSVDIEKAYSSSQIWIESNVNANGNENRNVIEVGWHIVQDFNKIMV